In one Bacillus thuringiensis genomic region, the following are encoded:
- the pabB gene encoding aminodeoxychorismate synthase component I, protein MQRRKSLALSIPYQLDFFKQYKFLSQGKSQHILLESGRGGRYNIVGLNPVAVIQGKDETLHISESGKETIKRGNPLDLMQEYMEQWKTDYNPEYPPFQGGAIGYFSYDCIRYIEKLPSLAEDDINIPDIFFLLFDDVFVYDQKEQVLWIITHYVDKYEEAKERLNEWKGLWMTEAPEVTVPFESPEKKSEAVAFTEASFMKAVECIQEYIGAGDVFQVNLSTRQERTLQTHPLEIYTSLREINPSPYMGYLELGDFQIVSGSPELLIKKQGTEVSTRPIAGTRSRGADEQEDEELARELIENEKERAEHVMLVDLERNDLGRVCKYGTVEVDEFMVIEKYSHVMHIVSNVRGEVEEDKDAFDLVKAVFPGGTITGAPKIRTMEIIEELEPVRRGIYTGSIGWIGYSGDTELNIVIRTLLAKDGKAHVQAGAGIVIDSNPENEYKESLKKAIALWRAKERSEETVR, encoded by the coding sequence ATGCAACGAAGAAAATCTTTAGCGCTTTCTATTCCATATCAGTTAGATTTCTTTAAGCAATATAAATTTCTTTCTCAGGGTAAATCGCAACATATTTTGTTAGAAAGTGGCCGTGGCGGTCGTTATAACATTGTAGGGCTGAACCCAGTAGCGGTAATCCAAGGGAAGGATGAAACGTTACATATAAGTGAAAGTGGTAAGGAAACAATAAAACGAGGGAATCCGTTAGATTTAATGCAAGAATATATGGAACAATGGAAGACGGACTATAACCCAGAGTATCCGCCTTTTCAAGGTGGTGCAATTGGCTATTTCAGTTATGACTGTATCCGTTATATTGAAAAGCTGCCTTCTCTTGCGGAAGATGATATTAATATACCTGACATCTTCTTTTTATTATTTGATGACGTATTTGTCTATGATCAAAAAGAACAAGTGTTATGGATTATTACGCATTATGTAGATAAATATGAAGAGGCAAAAGAACGGCTAAATGAGTGGAAGGGTCTTTGGATGACAGAAGCGCCTGAAGTGACAGTGCCCTTTGAAAGTCCTGAAAAGAAAAGTGAAGCGGTTGCTTTTACTGAAGCCAGCTTTATGAAGGCAGTTGAATGTATTCAAGAATATATTGGGGCGGGTGATGTGTTCCAAGTAAACTTGTCGACGAGACAAGAAAGAACGTTACAGACACACCCACTAGAAATTTATACAAGTCTTCGTGAAATTAATCCATCTCCATATATGGGTTACCTGGAGCTTGGGGATTTTCAAATTGTTAGTGGATCGCCAGAGTTGTTAATTAAGAAACAAGGAACTGAAGTAAGTACAAGACCAATTGCTGGAACGAGATCTAGAGGCGCGGATGAGCAAGAGGATGAAGAATTAGCAAGAGAATTAATTGAGAACGAAAAAGAAAGAGCAGAGCATGTAATGCTTGTGGATTTAGAAAGAAATGATTTAGGACGTGTTTGTAAATATGGCACTGTAGAAGTAGATGAATTTATGGTAATTGAGAAATACTCACATGTTATGCATATTGTTTCTAATGTGCGTGGTGAGGTGGAAGAAGATAAAGATGCTTTTGATTTAGTGAAGGCTGTATTCCCTGGGGGAACAATTACTGGTGCCCCGAAAATACGTACGATGGAAATTATTGAGGAATTAGAACCTGTTCGAAGAGGGATTTATACAGGTTCAATCGGTTGGATTGGTTATTCTGGAGATACAGAATTGAATATTGTAATTAGAACACTTCTTGCTAAAGATGGAAAAGCTCATGTACAAGCAGGGGCGGGAATTGTAATTGATTCAAATCCAGAAAATGAATATAAAGAGTCGTTAAAAAAGGCGATTGCTTTATGGCGTGCAAAAGAACGTAGCGAAGAAACGGTTAGGTGA
- the pabA gene encoding aminodeoxychorismate/anthranilate synthase component II, with translation MILMIDNYDSFTFNLVQFLGELGQELVVKRNDEVTISDIENMKPDFLMISPGPCSPNEAGISMEVIKYFAGKIPIFGVCLGHQSIAQVFGGEVVRAERLMHGKTSLMHHDGKTIFSDIPNPFTATRYHSLIVKKETLPDCLEITSWTEEGEIMALRHKTLPIEGVQFHPESIMTSHGKELLQNFICKYRPSATLC, from the coding sequence ATGATATTAATGATTGATAATTATGATTCTTTTACATTTAATTTAGTGCAGTTTCTTGGAGAACTTGGACAAGAGCTCGTTGTTAAACGTAACGATGAAGTGACCATTTCAGATATTGAGAATATGAAACCAGATTTTCTAATGATTTCTCCAGGTCCATGTAGTCCTAATGAAGCGGGGATTAGTATGGAAGTTATTAAATACTTTGCTGGAAAGATTCCGATTTTTGGAGTTTGTCTTGGGCATCAATCCATTGCACAAGTGTTTGGTGGAGAGGTTGTCCGTGCAGAACGATTAATGCATGGGAAAACGTCGCTTATGCATCATGATGGAAAGACGATTTTTTCGGATATTCCTAATCCGTTTACTGCGACGCGCTATCATTCCCTTATTGTTAAGAAAGAAACGTTACCCGATTGCTTAGAGATAACATCTTGGACAGAGGAAGGAGAAATTATGGCACTTCGTCATAAGACATTGCCGATAGAGGGTGTGCAATTCCATCCGGAATCTATTATGACTTCTCATGGGAAAGAGTTGTTACAGAATTTCATTTGTAAATACAGGCCAAGTGCAACATTATGTTAA
- the pabC gene encoding aminodeoxychorismate lyase, whose protein sequence is MLIYVNGQYVEASEAKISPYDHGYLYGLGVFETFRIYNGHPFLLDDHYDRLIEALDTLQIKWTMTKNDVMLILKNLLAKNELEHAYVRFNVSAGIDEIGLQTEMYEEPSVIVFIKPLTAPGDVAEKEGVILKQVRNTPEGTFRLKSHHYLNNILGKREIGNVVSKEGIFLTEAGYVAEGIVSNLFFVKGDVLYTPSLETGILNGITRAFIIKSAEQLNIEVKEGFFTKDELLSADEVFVTNSIQEIVPLYRIEAQDFPGKVGVVTKSLMYLYGMQREKLWSRNELRRGDA, encoded by the coding sequence ATGTTAATTTACGTAAATGGTCAGTATGTAGAAGCAAGTGAAGCGAAAATTTCTCCTTATGATCATGGTTATTTATATGGTCTTGGAGTTTTTGAAACGTTTCGTATTTATAATGGTCATCCTTTCTTATTGGATGATCATTATGATCGTTTAATAGAAGCGCTGGATACATTGCAAATTAAATGGACAATGACAAAAAATGATGTGATGCTTATTTTAAAAAATTTACTCGCTAAGAATGAATTGGAGCATGCATATGTACGTTTTAATGTATCAGCGGGTATAGATGAAATAGGATTACAAACGGAAATGTATGAAGAGCCTTCGGTTATTGTTTTTATAAAACCTTTAACAGCGCCGGGGGATGTAGCGGAAAAAGAAGGTGTTATTCTAAAACAAGTGCGAAATACACCGGAAGGAACATTTCGCCTGAAGTCTCATCACTATTTAAATAATATTTTAGGGAAGCGTGAAATTGGAAATGTTGTGAGTAAGGAAGGTATTTTCCTTACTGAAGCAGGTTATGTTGCAGAGGGTATTGTTTCGAATCTATTTTTTGTGAAAGGTGATGTTTTATATACGCCTTCGTTAGAGACAGGGATTTTAAATGGTATCACTCGTGCGTTTATTATAAAGAGTGCTGAACAATTAAATATAGAAGTAAAGGAAGGTTTCTTTACAAAAGATGAGCTACTTTCAGCGGATGAAGTCTTCGTAACAAACTCCATTCAAGAAATTGTTCCGCTTTATCGTATAGAAGCGCAGGATTTCCCGGGTAAAGTAGGAGTGGTTACAAAAAGTTTAATGTACCTTTATGGAATGCAAAGAGAGAAATTATGGAGCAGAAATGAATTACGAAGAGGAGATGCGTAG
- the folP gene encoding dihydropteroate synthase, whose protein sequence is MNYEEEMRSLKWDYDLRCGEYTLNLNEKTLIMGILNVTPDSFSDGGSYNEVDAAVRHAKEMQGEGAHIIDIGGESTRPGFAKVSVEEEIKRVVPMIQAVSKEVKLPISIDTYKAEVAKQAIEAGAHIINDIWGAKAEPKIAEVAAHYDVPIILMHNRDNMNYRNLMADMIADLYDSIKIVKNAGVRDENIILDPGIGFAKTPEQNLEAMRNLEQLNVLGYPVLLGTSRKSFIGHVLDLPVEERLEGTGATVCLGIEKGCEFVRVHDVKEMARMAKMMDAMIGKGVR, encoded by the coding sequence ATGAATTACGAAGAGGAGATGCGTAGTTTGAAGTGGGATTATGATTTACGCTGCGGCGAATATACATTGAATTTAAATGAAAAAACATTAATCATGGGAATTTTAAATGTAACACCAGATTCGTTTTCTGATGGTGGGAGTTACAACGAGGTAGATGCTGCGGTACGTCACGCAAAAGAAATGCAAGGTGAAGGTGCTCATATTATTGATATTGGTGGCGAATCTACTCGCCCAGGTTTTGCTAAAGTATCAGTAGAAGAAGAAATAAAGCGAGTTGTCCCGATGATTCAAGCAGTTTCAAAAGAAGTAAAATTGCCTATATCTATCGATACATATAAAGCTGAAGTTGCAAAGCAAGCAATTGAGGCTGGTGCTCATATTATTAATGATATTTGGGGAGCGAAGGCGGAGCCAAAAATTGCTGAAGTCGCAGCTCATTATGATGTACCCATCATTTTAATGCATAACCGCGATAATATGAATTATCGTAATTTAATGGCGGATATGATTGCTGATTTGTATGACAGTATTAAAATTGTTAAAAATGCTGGTGTGCGAGATGAGAATATTATTTTAGATCCAGGTATCGGTTTTGCTAAAACACCTGAGCAGAACTTAGAGGCGATGCGTAATTTAGAACAGTTAAATGTGCTAGGTTATCCGGTTCTCTTAGGTACTTCGAGAAAGTCCTTTATTGGGCACGTATTAGATTTGCCAGTAGAGGAACGCCTTGAGGGAACGGGAGCTACTGTTTGTCTTGGTATTGAAAAGGGCTGTGAGTTTGTTCGTGTCCATGATGTGAAAGAAATGGCGCGTATGGCTAAAATGATGGATGCGATGATTGGTAAGGGGGTAAGGTAA
- the folB gene encoding dihydroneopterin aldolase, with translation MDKIYIHDMEFYGYHGVFPEENKLGQRFKVDLTVELDLKCAGESDDLEHSVNYGELFELCRKVVEDRKYKLVESIAENIAADILKQYESISRCTIKVIKPDPPIPGHYRAVAVEITRGRP, from the coding sequence TTGGATAAAATTTATATCCATGATATGGAGTTTTATGGTTATCATGGTGTGTTCCCAGAGGAGAATAAATTAGGTCAGAGATTTAAAGTTGACTTAACGGTGGAGTTGGATTTAAAGTGTGCAGGGGAAAGTGATGACTTAGAGCATTCGGTCAATTATGGAGAGCTTTTCGAATTATGTAGAAAAGTTGTTGAGGATAGAAAGTATAAGCTTGTGGAGAGTATCGCTGAAAATATTGCTGCAGATATATTAAAACAATATGAAAGTATTTCGCGCTGTACAATTAAGGTAATTAAGCCGGATCCACCGATACCGGGTCATTATCGTGCTGTAGCAGTAGAAATTACGAGAGGACGTCCATGA
- the folK gene encoding 2-amino-4-hydroxy-6-hydroxymethyldihydropteridine diphosphokinase, producing MNNIAYIALGSNIGERYTYLTEAIQFLNKNPYIQVDDISSVYETEPVGYTDQSCFLNLVIKISTNLSPQELLKVTQKVENDLGRKREIRWGPRTIDLDILLYNQENIEAENLIVPHPRMFERAFVIVPLLEINQDIKQNISRSQVEEMKRREGVTVWKQKNGEDAFVLFES from the coding sequence ATGAACAATATAGCTTACATTGCATTAGGGTCAAATATTGGAGAGCGTTATACGTATCTAACTGAAGCGATTCAGTTTTTAAATAAAAATCCTTATATTCAGGTTGATGATATTTCATCTGTATATGAAACTGAGCCAGTTGGCTATACTGACCAAAGTTGCTTTTTAAATTTAGTTATAAAAATTTCTACCAATTTATCACCACAAGAATTATTGAAAGTAACACAAAAAGTAGAAAATGACCTAGGAAGAAAAAGGGAAATTAGGTGGGGGCCGAGGACTATCGACCTTGACATTTTACTTTATAATCAAGAGAATATTGAAGCAGAGAATCTTATTGTTCCGCATCCGCGGATGTTTGAAAGAGCTTTTGTTATCGTTCCGTTGTTAGAGATTAATCAAGACATAAAACAAAACATTTCACGTTCACAAGTAGAAGAAATGAAAAGGCGAGAGGGAGTAACGGTATGGAAGCAGAAAAATGGGGAAGACGCATTCGTGCTTTTCGAAAGCTAA
- a CDS encoding helix-turn-helix domain-containing protein produces the protein MEAEKWGRRIRAFRKLKGYTQEGFAKELGVSVSVLGEVERGNRSPSQDFVVEVAKALNVSIEELMPK, from the coding sequence ATGGAAGCAGAAAAATGGGGAAGACGCATTCGTGCTTTTCGAAAGCTAAAAGGCTATACACAAGAAGGTTTTGCTAAAGAACTAGGGGTATCTGTATCTGTTTTAGGTGAGGTTGAGAGAGGGAATAGATCGCCTTCTCAAGATTTTGTAGTAGAAGTTGCCAAGGCATTAAATGTTTCAATAGAGGAATTAATGCCAAAGTGA
- the dusB gene encoding tRNA dihydrouridine synthase DusB, with the protein MLKIANIEMKNPVVLAPMAGVCNSAFRLTVKEFGAGLVCAEMVSDKAILLNNKRTLDMLYIDEREKPLSLQIFGGEKETLVDAAKYVDKYTTADIIDINMGCPVPKIVKCDAGARWLLDPNKIYEMVAAVVDAVEKPVTVKMRIGWDEEHIFAIENARAVERAGGQAVAVHGRTRVQMYEGKADWDIIKQVKQSVNIPVIGNGDVATPQDAKRMLDEIGVDGVMIGRAALGDPWMIYRTVKYLETGELMPEPTVREKIDVCMLHLDRLIDLKNESVAVREMRKHAAWYLKGVRGNASVRNGINACNTREDLANVLGTFVEEVEAKQQTIYVG; encoded by the coding sequence TTGTTAAAGATTGCAAATATCGAGATGAAAAATCCGGTTGTACTAGCACCGATGGCGGGAGTGTGTAACTCTGCATTCCGTTTAACAGTAAAAGAATTTGGTGCCGGCTTAGTTTGTGCTGAAATGGTAAGTGATAAGGCAATATTGCTTAATAATAAAAGAACATTAGATATGTTATATATCGACGAGAGAGAAAAGCCATTAAGTTTACAAATTTTTGGTGGAGAGAAAGAAACTCTTGTAGATGCTGCGAAATATGTAGATAAATATACGACAGCAGACATAATTGATATTAATATGGGTTGTCCAGTGCCGAAAATCGTTAAATGTGATGCGGGGGCAAGGTGGCTTTTAGACCCGAATAAAATATATGAAATGGTAGCAGCGGTTGTAGATGCTGTTGAAAAGCCGGTTACAGTTAAAATGCGTATCGGTTGGGATGAAGAACATATTTTCGCAATAGAAAATGCTAGGGCTGTTGAGCGTGCTGGTGGCCAAGCTGTGGCGGTTCACGGACGTACACGAGTGCAAATGTATGAAGGAAAAGCGGATTGGGATATTATTAAACAAGTAAAACAATCTGTAAATATCCCGGTTATCGGAAATGGTGATGTCGCAACGCCGCAAGATGCAAAGCGTATGCTTGATGAAATTGGTGTAGATGGTGTTATGATTGGTCGTGCTGCTCTTGGAGATCCGTGGATGATTTATCGTACGGTAAAGTATTTGGAGACGGGTGAATTAATGCCGGAACCAACAGTGCGCGAGAAAATTGATGTATGTATGTTGCATCTAGATCGTCTTATCGACTTAAAGAATGAAAGTGTCGCTGTAAGAGAGATGAGAAAACATGCAGCTTGGTATTTAAAAGGTGTTCGTGGTAATGCGAGTGTACGTAATGGTATTAATGCTTGTAACACACGGGAAGACCTTGCGAATGTGTTAGGTACATTTGTAGAAGAAGTGGAAGCGAAACAACAAACAATTTACGTTGGTTAA
- the lysS gene encoding lysine--tRNA ligase yields MDNMNHEELNDQLIVRREKLHNLREQGIDPFGKRFERTNSTTDLVSLYGEFSKEELEEKEIAVSIAGRIMTKRGKGKAGFAHVQDLHGQVQIYVRKDAVGDDEYELFKTADLGDLVGIEGKVFKTNVGELSVKATGFTLLTKSLRPLPDKYHGLKDVEQRYRQRYLDLITSMESRETFVTRSKIIREMRRYLDDNGYLEVETPMMHAIAGGASARPFTTHHNALDMELYMRIAIELHLKRLIVGGLEKVYEIGRVFRNEGVSTRHNPEFTMIELYEAYADYKDIMKLTEDMVAHIAKKVLGTTTIQYGDYEINLEPEWTRLHMVDAIKQYSGADFWNPMSVEEARELAKEHNVEIKDTMEVGHIINEFFEQKVEDKLIQPTFIYGHPVEISPLAKKNDEDPRFTDRFELFIVAREHANAFTELNDPIDQKERFEAQLKEREQGNDEAHMMDDDYIEALEYGMPPTGGLGIGIDRLVMLLTNAPSIRDVLLFPAMRHKQD; encoded by the coding sequence ATGGATAACATGAACCACGAAGAATTAAACGACCAATTGATTGTTCGTCGTGAAAAGCTACATAATTTACGTGAACAAGGAATTGACCCGTTCGGTAAAAGATTTGAACGCACAAATTCAACAACTGACTTAGTGAGTCTATATGGAGAGTTCTCTAAGGAAGAATTAGAGGAGAAGGAAATCGCTGTTTCTATCGCTGGTCGTATTATGACAAAACGCGGAAAAGGGAAAGCTGGATTTGCACACGTTCAAGATTTACATGGACAAGTTCAAATTTATGTTCGTAAAGATGCTGTTGGAGATGACGAGTACGAATTATTTAAAACAGCAGATTTAGGTGATTTAGTAGGTATTGAAGGTAAAGTGTTCAAAACAAACGTTGGAGAACTTTCAGTAAAAGCAACAGGCTTTACGCTATTAACGAAATCTCTTCGTCCATTACCAGATAAATACCATGGATTAAAAGATGTTGAACAACGCTACCGTCAACGTTACTTAGACTTGATTACAAGTATGGAAAGTCGTGAAACGTTCGTTACTCGTAGTAAAATCATTCGTGAGATGAGAAGATACCTAGATGACAACGGTTATCTTGAAGTGGAAACACCTATGATGCATGCAATTGCAGGTGGAGCTTCTGCGCGTCCTTTCACTACACACCATAATGCGTTAGATATGGAATTATATATGCGTATCGCAATTGAGCTACATTTAAAGCGTCTTATTGTGGGTGGTTTAGAAAAAGTATATGAGATCGGCCGTGTATTCCGTAATGAGGGTGTATCAACTCGTCATAACCCTGAGTTTACGATGATTGAATTATATGAAGCATACGCTGATTATAAAGATATTATGAAGTTAACAGAAGATATGGTTGCTCATATCGCGAAAAAGGTACTGGGTACAACAACAATCCAGTATGGTGATTATGAAATTAATCTAGAACCAGAATGGACACGTCTTCATATGGTAGATGCGATTAAGCAATACTCTGGAGCTGATTTCTGGAATCCGATGAGTGTAGAAGAAGCGCGTGAACTTGCAAAAGAACATAATGTAGAAATTAAAGATACAATGGAAGTTGGTCATATTATAAATGAATTCTTCGAACAAAAAGTAGAAGATAAATTAATCCAACCAACATTTATTTACGGTCATCCGGTAGAAATCTCGCCGCTTGCGAAAAAGAATGATGAAGATCCACGATTCACAGATCGTTTCGAATTATTTATCGTTGCACGTGAACATGCAAATGCATTCACTGAATTAAATGATCCAATCGATCAAAAAGAACGTTTTGAAGCGCAATTAAAAGAGCGCGAACAAGGTAATGACGAAGCTCATATGATGGATGATGATTATATTGAAGCTCTTGAGTACGGTATGCCTCCTACGGGTGGATTAGGAATTGGTATTGATCGTCTAGTTATGTTATTAACAAATGCACCATCTATTCGTGATGTATTATTATTCCCTGCTATGCGCCATAAACAAGACTAA